Proteins found in one Venturia canescens isolate UGA chromosome 8, ASM1945775v1, whole genome shotgun sequence genomic segment:
- the LOC122414862 gene encoding uncharacterized protein isoform X1: protein MASNDQWPPVSLATSAKSTSKTNGHKRHIKESQQEILKRLNEMFHSTLEPAVILSVVQNCNWELQPSIEGLITLSETVEDPPMWNDSFPKVVRVEIFKDKETSRIEKTEEDTASLSIENSSRANEDSPWVKEASREKIWSKVKRSGTKNRMTSFCGNIAKLKSSEEKIGQSVKSSWNKTKEKSVGTIVGEVDEIFDGVPDEPQCVPMERVSLSSTTLKGKTRLRVNEGRTRLEQRVSPEEQLPNLSEKNEKRIASFKNNKKEMKRNESESLCGLKVEYRLNGMSGSDDENEGEEEEEEEEEEEDDADVVIEDETSDYKINLTSAITSSVSQFLSPSTQAPSRSSKPEIHMISTASPPRTPQRSVHDATFARIKAEIMRGNKILILMRGLPGSGKTTLANNLIATSIGGNAASYVYSTDDFFVNLGRGRVYKFDPLKLSEAHMFNQTRVAEAMRNGRTPIIVDNTNIEAWEMRPYATMAVKSGYTVEILEPNTPWAHNPKRLAEKNTHNVTRAKINERAMKYQIIPSGQKLLDMYGLKYSGPNIPFAQIDQQEKTKAPLPRSPAPLLHSVPSTCCTPRVQSNCWDNNDKNNYVLTRDDIESMRNIDENRYEAANIERRSVGIEHYNGRSDNNDYCEANVLQIEKKFTYADNVFNDYIKELKDSNVAEGFEVIDYEDTLSRACFQQSRDLNDISRDKRDSNEECCGPEPREIGEDSNECLQTLGAIGSERKFNHPAATINPDESEKVQTENNVSSQCWDFTLIREGYKLHSRHGHYVSPFKNIADNGEEPVVSKELDPHLFENKKIVEENREDPPKIQSKHLNSQCKLIYIEKLSNEHEIETLNDDNKVFETILLKNPESRESIDKETEKFSKCETNFSKDVGNYDDGDDNIASPQRTMIGSIFNLLERPSSSLGTVDSSYLKIYGDNGDNGNEERIEESANLIKPDIVDLINGWDEFGGGEVVGQENNNELSLKIISTNPFEGEKMLTDNINSISWKESPFPIDDAIILETPVMVNKRKVVKRDAETMTTLYDLNVAYVGGTAEPGYRELWGRVNKSINEDAPPIIETPPIDNVASKVITFDKSSMTGETNILAAAAAATTEPVAAALSSEKEKYSTNRLDDLIEMFPHYPREYLKTLYEQQCNCDFDWVVDVLLLADVPNLTIDNYEKQSMIPKLSKVEHEKLKQRSHSSSPKNRRSRAKDFRSFSLDCFKDFDEHTRASSGVGYTITDTANGEEDKIFELFYKKALGEDNCVVSSVNVDDTLAEVIPSSSSIMIAGSNSDDDSSETMELDFGRDFINRLENTCGNSDFVLPDEFKPVIKIKKSMVTELYGLWIESMDHQMKVLHARLDERMAKDEAMARAVADREECEKMREPAAVPNLEEIMNMEMALARYHNELKENIAKETPNDMASRLTRQMLYELLPDIDKETLSEILKAHGGNFKETCEIIESNIGRTISKSDSLKKQRSLLERVHEESNKNVDIQEEEEEQSGCSSPITSSTIVVNPETRMLGTKASDRYYYEDAIARARNARLEAQVQASLRIENYNKAAEAYRKGQPQVAAYYSQMVKLHTENIKAAHANAADEFLTAQTFTQNGEDTLDLHNFYVREALQAVDIFIDYQLRKLNASTKRSTVFFVITGHGARSNNGLGRIKSAVTKKFINRNIRFTEANPGCLKVTLHRRNATVDTNIIGAAGAASSGNPKLLTDIKKTTSS from the exons ATGGCATCGAACGATCAATGGCCGCCCGTATCTTTGGCCACATCAGCAAAAAGTACCTCAAAAACCAACGGACACAAAAGACACATCAAAGAGTCGCAACAAGAGATTCTTAAGCGGCTTAACGAGATGTTTCATTCGACCCTTGAACCAGCAGTTATTCTTTCTGTTGTTCAAAATTGTAATTGGGAAT TGCAACCGTCGATCGAGGGTTTGATAACGCTTAGCGAAACTGTGGAAGATCCACCAATGTGGAACGATTCGTTCCCAAAAGTGGTGAGGGTCGAGATATTTAAGGATAAAGAAACTTctagaattgaaaaaacagaAGAGGATACGGCTTCATTGAgtatagaaaattcatcacggGCAAACGAAGACAGCCCTTGGGTGAAGGAGGCGTCACGTGAAAAGATATGGAGCAAGGTCAAAAGAAGCGGaacaaaaaatcgtatgacCTCTTTTTGCGGTAATATAGCAAAGTTGAAATCATCCGAAGAGAAGATAGGCCAGAGTGTCAAATCATCGTGGAATAAGACGAAGGAGAAGAGTGTTGGAACAATCGTTGGGGAGGTAGATGAAATATTCGATGGTGTGCCGGACGAACCCCAATGTGTGCCAATGGAACGCGTCTCTTTATCGAGTACGACGCTGAAGGGGAAAACACGTTTGCGCGTGAATGAAGGGAGGACGCGTTTGGAGCAACGTGTTAGTCCGGAGGAGCAGCTCCCAAATTTGTCagagaagaatgaaaaaaggatcGCCAGTTtcaagaataataaaaaggagatgaaaagaaatgagTCGGAATCATTGTGCGGGTTGAAAGTTGAATATCGATTGAACGGGATGAGCGGCTCGGACGATGAAAACGaaggggaggaggaggaggaggaggaggaggaggaggaggacgacGCGGATGTCGTAATAGAGGATGAGACGAGCGATTACAAAATAAATCTAACATCCGCGATAACGAGTAGCGTGTCTCAATTTTTATCGCCCTCAACGCAAGCACCTTCGCGCAGCAGCAAACCGGAAATACACATGATAAGCACAGCGTCACCTCCAAGGACTCCTCAACGAAGTGTCCATGATGCGACATTTGCTCGTATAAAAGCGGAGATAATGCGTGGTAATAAAATTCTCATATTAATGAGAGGCTTACCTGGTAGCGGAAAAACAACTTTAGCCAATAACCTGATTGCGACGAGTATCGGCGGGAACGCTGCCTCGTACGTGTACAGTACCGACGATTTCTTCGTTAATCTCGGACGAGGAAGGGTTTACAAATTTGATCCGCTTAAATTGTCAGAGGCTCATATGTTCAATCAAACGAGAGTCGCGGAGGCAATGAGGAATGGACGTACACCGATAATCGTTGATAATACGAACATTGAAGCGTGGGAGATGCGCCCTTATGCAACGATGGCTGTTAAAAGCGGGTACACGGTTGAAATCCTCGAGCCAAATACACCCTGGGCTCACAATCCGAAACGACTCGCTGAGAAAAACACTCATAATGTTACGAGAGCAAAGATTAACGAGAGGGCCATGAAATATCAGATAATACCGAGTGGTCAAAAGTTACTTGATATGTACGGACTCAAATATTCAGGACCCAATATTCCGTTTGCTCAAATTGACCAgcaggaaaaaacaaaagctcCGCTTCCGCGTTCACCGGCCCCGCTGCTGCATTCCGTTCCTTCTACTTGTTGTACGCCTCGGGTTCAATCCAATTGTTGGGACAACAATGACAAAAACAATTACGTATTAACGAGGGACGATATCGAAAGTATGCGAAATATCGATGAGAATCGTTACGAAGCGGCGAACATCGAGCGGAGGTCTGTCGGTATAGAGCATTACAACGGGAGATCGGATAATAACGATTACTGCGAGGCAAATGTActacaaatagaaaaaaaattcacttacGCCGACAACGTATTCAATGATTATATCAAAGAATTAAAAGATTCCAACGTTGCAGAGGGCTTCGAAGTTATCGATTACGAGGACACCTTAAGTCGCGCGTGTTTTCAACAATCTCGAGATTTAAATGATATTTCGCGGGATAAGCGGGATTCCAACGAGGAATGTTGCGGTCCCGAGCCTCGCGAAATTGGTGAAGATTCCAACGAGTGTCTACAGACACTCGGGGCTATCGGCTCCGAGAGAAAATTTAATCACCCCGCGGCTACGATAAATCCCGACGAATCGGAAAAAGTACAAACTGAGAACAACGTTTCGTCACAGTGTTGGGACTTTACTCTGATTCGCGAAGGTTACAAATTGCACAGTAGGCACGGACATTACGTCAGTCCTTTTAAAAATATCGCGGATAATGGCGAGGAGCCCGTTGTTTCTAAAGAGCTAGATCCTCATctgtttgaaaataaaaaaatagtggaAGAAAATCGAGAGGATCCGCCAAAAATTCAATCCAAACAtttgaattcacaatgtaaattaatatatattgaaaaactttcaaaCGAACACGAGATTGAAACTTTGAACGATGATAACAAAGTCtttgaaacgattttattgaaaaatccgGAATCGAGAGAGTCAATAGACAAAGAGAcggaaaaattctcgaaatgcGAAACAAACTTTTCGAAAGATGTTGGAAATTATGATGACGGTGATGATAATATCGCTTCACCGCAAAGAACGATGATTGGTTCGATATTTAATTTGCTGGAAAGACCGTCGTCGAGTCTCGGAACCGTTGATTCttcatatttgaaaatatatggcGACAACGGCGACAACGGCAACGAAGAGCGAATTGAAGAATCTGCGAACTTGATAAAGCCGGATATAGTAGATTTGATAAATGGATGGGACGAATTTGGTGGTGGTGAAGTAGTTGGCCAAGAGAATAACAACGAGTTaagcttgaaaataatttcaacaaacccattcgagggagaaaaaatgttgaccgACAATATTAATAGTATATCGTGGAAAGAATCTCCATTCCCGATCGACGATGCGATAATTCTTGAGACACCCGTAATGgtaaataaacgaaaagttGTGAAGCGCGATGCTGAAACAATGACGACGCTTTACGACTTGAACGTTGCTTACGTGGGTGGAACTGCGGAGCCGGGATATCGAGAATTATGGGGGCGGGTCAACAAATCGATAAACGAAGATGCCCCACCGATCATTGAAACCCCACCGATCGATAATGTAGCATCGAAAGTAATTACATTCGACAAAAGCTCGATGACCGGTGAAACTAACATActcgccgccgccgccgccgcaaCAACCGAGCCGGTAGCTGCGGCTCTCAGTtcggaaaaggaaaaatattcgacGAACCGGCTTGACGATTTGATCGAAATGTTTCCTCATTATCCGAGGGAATATCTCAAAACATTGTACGAACAACAGTGCAATTGTGATTTCGATTGGGTCGTCGATGTTTTGTTACTCGCTGATGTACCCAATTTAACCATCGATAATTACGAGAAACAAAGTATGATACCAAAATTATCGAAAGTCgagcatgaaaaattgaagcaaCGATCGCACAGTTCGAGTCCGAAAAATCGACGCAGCAGGGCCAAAGATTTTCGTAGCTTTTCCCTTGATTGCTTCAAAGATTTCGACGAGCACACCCGAGCTTCCTCTGGCGTTGGCTACACTATTACCGATACCGCCAACGGCGAGGaggataaaattttcgaattgttttacAAGAAAGCTCTGGGGGAGGACAATTGTGTAGTCTCGTCGGTGAACGTTGATGATACATTAGCCGAGGTGATCCCTTCGAGTTCGTCAATCATGATTGCTGGCTCCAACAGCGACGACGATTCGTCGGAAACAATGGAATTAGATTTTGGGCGAGATTTTATAAATCGATTGGAAAATACCTGTGGAAATTCAGATTTTGTATTGCCCGACGAGTTCAAACccgtgataaaaataaaaaaatcgatggtcACTGAACTGTACGGGCTCTGGATCGAGAGCATGGATCATCAAATGAAAGTTTTGCACGCTCGACTCGACGAGCGAATGGCCAAAG ACGAGGCAATGGCGAGAGCCGTGGCGGATCGGgaagaatgtgaaaaaatgagagaaccAGCCGCCGTGCCGAATTTGGAAGAAATCATGAACATGGAAATGGCGCTCGCGAGATATCACAATGAGTTG AAAGAAAACATAGCGAAGGAAACACCGAACGACATGGCATCGAGATTAACGAGGCAAATGCTGTATGAATTATTGCCGGATATTGATAAAGAGACGCTAAGCGAAATACTCAAGGCTCACGGgggtaattttaaagaaaCGTGCGAAATAATCGAATCTAATATCGGACGTACGATAAGCAAAAGTGATAGCCTGAAGAAGCAGCGGAGTCTTTTGGAACGCGTTCACGAAGAGAGCAATAAGAATGTGGATAttcaagaagaagaagaa GAACAGAGTGGCTGTTCGAGTCCGATTACGTCATCAACGATCGTTGTAAATCCGGAAACTCGAATGCTAGGAACGAAAGCATCCGATAGGTATTATTACGAGGATGCGATTGCTAGGGCCCGTAATGCGAGACTGGAAGCACAGGTACAAGCCTCGTTGCGTATAGAAAATTACAACAAAGCTGCCGAAGCGTATAGAAAGGGACAGCCTCAAGTTGCGGCCTATTACTCCCAGATG GTAAAACTACATACGGAAAATATAAAGGCGGCTCACGCAAATGCAGccgatgaatttttaacaGCTCAAACCTTCACGCAGAACGGTGAAGATACCCTAGATTTGCATAATTTCTATGTTCGCGAGGCTTTGCAAGCCGTCGACATCTTTATCGATTatcaattgagaaaattaaatGCGAGTACCAAGAGATCGActgtttttttcgtcataacgGGACACGGAGCTCGGAGCAATAATGGACTTGGTAGAATCAAATCCGCCGTTACGAAGAAATTCATCAACAGAAATATAAG ATTTACCGAAGCAAATCCGGGATGTTTGAAAGTCACTCTCCACAGAAGAAACGCTACGGTCGATACCAATATCATCGGTGCTGCTGGGGCTGCCAGTAGCGGAAATCCCAAATTGTTAActgacataaaaaaaacaacatcgtCATAG
- the LOC122414862 gene encoding uncharacterized protein isoform X2, with translation MASNDQWPPVSLATSAKSTSKTNGHKRHIKESQQEILKRLNEMFHSTLEPAVILSVVQNCNWELQPSIEGLITLSETVEDPPMWNDSFPKVVRVEIFKDKETSRIEKTEEDTASLSIENSSRANEDSPWVKEASREKIWSKVKRSGTKNRMTSFCGNIAKLKSSEEKIGQSVKSSWNKTKEKSVGTIVGEVDEIFDGVPDEPQCVPMERVSLSSTTLKGKTRLRVNEGRTRLEQRVSPEEQLPNLSEKNEKRIASFKNNKKEMKRNESESLCGLKVEYRLNGMSGSDDENEGEEEEEEEEEEEDDADVVIEDETSDYKINLTSAITSSVSQFLSPSTQAPSRSSKPEIHMISTASPPRTPQRSVHDATFARIKAEIMRGNKILILMRGLPGSGKTTLANNLIATSIGGNAASYVYSTDDFFVNLGRGRVYKFDPLKLSEAHMFNQTRVAEAMRNGRTPIIVDNTNIEAWEMRPYATMAVKSGYTVEILEPNTPWAHNPKRLAEKNTHNVTRAKINERAMKYQIIPSGQKLLDMYGLKYSGPNIPFAQIDQQEKTKAPLPRSPAPLLHSVPSTCCTPRVQSNCWDNNDKNNYVLTRDDIESMRNIDENRYEAANIERRSVGIEHYNGRSDNNDYCEANVLQIEKKFTYADNVFNDYIKELKDSNVAEGFEVIDYEDTLSRACFQQSRDLNDISRDKRDSNEECCGPEPREIGEDSNECLQTLGAIGSERKFNHPAATINPDESEKVQTENNVSSQCWDFTLIREGYKLHSRHGHYVSPFKNIADNGEEPVVSKELDPHLFENKKIVEENREDPPKIQSKHLNSQCKLIYIEKLSNEHEIETLNDDNKVFETILLKNPESRESIDKETEKFSKCETNFSKDVGNYDDGDDNIASPQRTMIGSIFNLLERPSSSLGTVDSSYLKIYGDNGDNGNEERIEESANLIKPDIVDLINGWDEFGGGEVVGQENNNELSLKIISTNPFEGEKMLTDNINSISWKESPFPIDDAIILETPVMVNKRKVVKRDAETMTTLYDLNVAYVGGTAEPGYRELWGRVNKSINEDAPPIIETPPIDNVASKVITFDKSSMTGETNILAAAAAATTEPVAAALSSEKEKYSTNRLDDLIEMFPHYPREYLKTLYEQQCNCDFDWVVDVLLLADVPNLTIDNYEKQSMIPKLSKVEHEKLKQRSHSSSPKNRRSRAKDFRSFSLDCFKDFDEHTRASSGVGYTITDTANGEEDKIFELFYKKALGEDNCVVSSVNVDDTLAEVIPSSSSIMIAGSNSDDDSSETMELDFGRDFINRLENTCGNSDFVLPDEFKPVIKIKKSMVTELYGLWIESMDHQMKVLHARLDERMAKDEAMARAVADREECEKMREPAAVPNLEEIMNMEMALARYHNELKENIAKETPNDMASRLTRQMLYELLPDIDKETLSEILKAHGGNFKETCEIIESNIGRTISKSDSLKKQRSLLERVHEESNKNVDIQEEEEESGCSSPITSSTIVVNPETRMLGTKASDRYYYEDAIARARNARLEAQVQASLRIENYNKAAEAYRKGQPQVAAYYSQMVKLHTENIKAAHANAADEFLTAQTFTQNGEDTLDLHNFYVREALQAVDIFIDYQLRKLNASTKRSTVFFVITGHGARSNNGLGRIKSAVTKKFINRNIRFTEANPGCLKVTLHRRNATVDTNIIGAAGAASSGNPKLLTDIKKTTSS, from the exons ATGGCATCGAACGATCAATGGCCGCCCGTATCTTTGGCCACATCAGCAAAAAGTACCTCAAAAACCAACGGACACAAAAGACACATCAAAGAGTCGCAACAAGAGATTCTTAAGCGGCTTAACGAGATGTTTCATTCGACCCTTGAACCAGCAGTTATTCTTTCTGTTGTTCAAAATTGTAATTGGGAAT TGCAACCGTCGATCGAGGGTTTGATAACGCTTAGCGAAACTGTGGAAGATCCACCAATGTGGAACGATTCGTTCCCAAAAGTGGTGAGGGTCGAGATATTTAAGGATAAAGAAACTTctagaattgaaaaaacagaAGAGGATACGGCTTCATTGAgtatagaaaattcatcacggGCAAACGAAGACAGCCCTTGGGTGAAGGAGGCGTCACGTGAAAAGATATGGAGCAAGGTCAAAAGAAGCGGaacaaaaaatcgtatgacCTCTTTTTGCGGTAATATAGCAAAGTTGAAATCATCCGAAGAGAAGATAGGCCAGAGTGTCAAATCATCGTGGAATAAGACGAAGGAGAAGAGTGTTGGAACAATCGTTGGGGAGGTAGATGAAATATTCGATGGTGTGCCGGACGAACCCCAATGTGTGCCAATGGAACGCGTCTCTTTATCGAGTACGACGCTGAAGGGGAAAACACGTTTGCGCGTGAATGAAGGGAGGACGCGTTTGGAGCAACGTGTTAGTCCGGAGGAGCAGCTCCCAAATTTGTCagagaagaatgaaaaaaggatcGCCAGTTtcaagaataataaaaaggagatgaaaagaaatgagTCGGAATCATTGTGCGGGTTGAAAGTTGAATATCGATTGAACGGGATGAGCGGCTCGGACGATGAAAACGaaggggaggaggaggaggaggaggaggaggaggaggaggacgacGCGGATGTCGTAATAGAGGATGAGACGAGCGATTACAAAATAAATCTAACATCCGCGATAACGAGTAGCGTGTCTCAATTTTTATCGCCCTCAACGCAAGCACCTTCGCGCAGCAGCAAACCGGAAATACACATGATAAGCACAGCGTCACCTCCAAGGACTCCTCAACGAAGTGTCCATGATGCGACATTTGCTCGTATAAAAGCGGAGATAATGCGTGGTAATAAAATTCTCATATTAATGAGAGGCTTACCTGGTAGCGGAAAAACAACTTTAGCCAATAACCTGATTGCGACGAGTATCGGCGGGAACGCTGCCTCGTACGTGTACAGTACCGACGATTTCTTCGTTAATCTCGGACGAGGAAGGGTTTACAAATTTGATCCGCTTAAATTGTCAGAGGCTCATATGTTCAATCAAACGAGAGTCGCGGAGGCAATGAGGAATGGACGTACACCGATAATCGTTGATAATACGAACATTGAAGCGTGGGAGATGCGCCCTTATGCAACGATGGCTGTTAAAAGCGGGTACACGGTTGAAATCCTCGAGCCAAATACACCCTGGGCTCACAATCCGAAACGACTCGCTGAGAAAAACACTCATAATGTTACGAGAGCAAAGATTAACGAGAGGGCCATGAAATATCAGATAATACCGAGTGGTCAAAAGTTACTTGATATGTACGGACTCAAATATTCAGGACCCAATATTCCGTTTGCTCAAATTGACCAgcaggaaaaaacaaaagctcCGCTTCCGCGTTCACCGGCCCCGCTGCTGCATTCCGTTCCTTCTACTTGTTGTACGCCTCGGGTTCAATCCAATTGTTGGGACAACAATGACAAAAACAATTACGTATTAACGAGGGACGATATCGAAAGTATGCGAAATATCGATGAGAATCGTTACGAAGCGGCGAACATCGAGCGGAGGTCTGTCGGTATAGAGCATTACAACGGGAGATCGGATAATAACGATTACTGCGAGGCAAATGTActacaaatagaaaaaaaattcacttacGCCGACAACGTATTCAATGATTATATCAAAGAATTAAAAGATTCCAACGTTGCAGAGGGCTTCGAAGTTATCGATTACGAGGACACCTTAAGTCGCGCGTGTTTTCAACAATCTCGAGATTTAAATGATATTTCGCGGGATAAGCGGGATTCCAACGAGGAATGTTGCGGTCCCGAGCCTCGCGAAATTGGTGAAGATTCCAACGAGTGTCTACAGACACTCGGGGCTATCGGCTCCGAGAGAAAATTTAATCACCCCGCGGCTACGATAAATCCCGACGAATCGGAAAAAGTACAAACTGAGAACAACGTTTCGTCACAGTGTTGGGACTTTACTCTGATTCGCGAAGGTTACAAATTGCACAGTAGGCACGGACATTACGTCAGTCCTTTTAAAAATATCGCGGATAATGGCGAGGAGCCCGTTGTTTCTAAAGAGCTAGATCCTCATctgtttgaaaataaaaaaatagtggaAGAAAATCGAGAGGATCCGCCAAAAATTCAATCCAAACAtttgaattcacaatgtaaattaatatatattgaaaaactttcaaaCGAACACGAGATTGAAACTTTGAACGATGATAACAAAGTCtttgaaacgattttattgaaaaatccgGAATCGAGAGAGTCAATAGACAAAGAGAcggaaaaattctcgaaatgcGAAACAAACTTTTCGAAAGATGTTGGAAATTATGATGACGGTGATGATAATATCGCTTCACCGCAAAGAACGATGATTGGTTCGATATTTAATTTGCTGGAAAGACCGTCGTCGAGTCTCGGAACCGTTGATTCttcatatttgaaaatatatggcGACAACGGCGACAACGGCAACGAAGAGCGAATTGAAGAATCTGCGAACTTGATAAAGCCGGATATAGTAGATTTGATAAATGGATGGGACGAATTTGGTGGTGGTGAAGTAGTTGGCCAAGAGAATAACAACGAGTTaagcttgaaaataatttcaacaaacccattcgagggagaaaaaatgttgaccgACAATATTAATAGTATATCGTGGAAAGAATCTCCATTCCCGATCGACGATGCGATAATTCTTGAGACACCCGTAATGgtaaataaacgaaaagttGTGAAGCGCGATGCTGAAACAATGACGACGCTTTACGACTTGAACGTTGCTTACGTGGGTGGAACTGCGGAGCCGGGATATCGAGAATTATGGGGGCGGGTCAACAAATCGATAAACGAAGATGCCCCACCGATCATTGAAACCCCACCGATCGATAATGTAGCATCGAAAGTAATTACATTCGACAAAAGCTCGATGACCGGTGAAACTAACATActcgccgccgccgccgccgcaaCAACCGAGCCGGTAGCTGCGGCTCTCAGTtcggaaaaggaaaaatattcgacGAACCGGCTTGACGATTTGATCGAAATGTTTCCTCATTATCCGAGGGAATATCTCAAAACATTGTACGAACAACAGTGCAATTGTGATTTCGATTGGGTCGTCGATGTTTTGTTACTCGCTGATGTACCCAATTTAACCATCGATAATTACGAGAAACAAAGTATGATACCAAAATTATCGAAAGTCgagcatgaaaaattgaagcaaCGATCGCACAGTTCGAGTCCGAAAAATCGACGCAGCAGGGCCAAAGATTTTCGTAGCTTTTCCCTTGATTGCTTCAAAGATTTCGACGAGCACACCCGAGCTTCCTCTGGCGTTGGCTACACTATTACCGATACCGCCAACGGCGAGGaggataaaattttcgaattgttttacAAGAAAGCTCTGGGGGAGGACAATTGTGTAGTCTCGTCGGTGAACGTTGATGATACATTAGCCGAGGTGATCCCTTCGAGTTCGTCAATCATGATTGCTGGCTCCAACAGCGACGACGATTCGTCGGAAACAATGGAATTAGATTTTGGGCGAGATTTTATAAATCGATTGGAAAATACCTGTGGAAATTCAGATTTTGTATTGCCCGACGAGTTCAAACccgtgataaaaataaaaaaatcgatggtcACTGAACTGTACGGGCTCTGGATCGAGAGCATGGATCATCAAATGAAAGTTTTGCACGCTCGACTCGACGAGCGAATGGCCAAAG ACGAGGCAATGGCGAGAGCCGTGGCGGATCGGgaagaatgtgaaaaaatgagagaaccAGCCGCCGTGCCGAATTTGGAAGAAATCATGAACATGGAAATGGCGCTCGCGAGATATCACAATGAGTTG AAAGAAAACATAGCGAAGGAAACACCGAACGACATGGCATCGAGATTAACGAGGCAAATGCTGTATGAATTATTGCCGGATATTGATAAAGAGACGCTAAGCGAAATACTCAAGGCTCACGGgggtaattttaaagaaaCGTGCGAAATAATCGAATCTAATATCGGACGTACGATAAGCAAAAGTGATAGCCTGAAGAAGCAGCGGAGTCTTTTGGAACGCGTTCACGAAGAGAGCAATAAGAATGTGGATAttcaagaagaagaagaagag AGTGGCTGTTCGAGTCCGATTACGTCATCAACGATCGTTGTAAATCCGGAAACTCGAATGCTAGGAACGAAAGCATCCGATAGGTATTATTACGAGGATGCGATTGCTAGGGCCCGTAATGCGAGACTGGAAGCACAGGTACAAGCCTCGTTGCGTATAGAAAATTACAACAAAGCTGCCGAAGCGTATAGAAAGGGACAGCCTCAAGTTGCGGCCTATTACTCCCAGATG GTAAAACTACATACGGAAAATATAAAGGCGGCTCACGCAAATGCAGccgatgaatttttaacaGCTCAAACCTTCACGCAGAACGGTGAAGATACCCTAGATTTGCATAATTTCTATGTTCGCGAGGCTTTGCAAGCCGTCGACATCTTTATCGATTatcaattgagaaaattaaatGCGAGTACCAAGAGATCGActgtttttttcgtcataacgGGACACGGAGCTCGGAGCAATAATGGACTTGGTAGAATCAAATCCGCCGTTACGAAGAAATTCATCAACAGAAATATAAG ATTTACCGAAGCAAATCCGGGATGTTTGAAAGTCACTCTCCACAGAAGAAACGCTACGGTCGATACCAATATCATCGGTGCTGCTGGGGCTGCCAGTAGCGGAAATCCCAAATTGTTAActgacataaaaaaaacaacatcgtCATAG